In one Phoenix dactylifera cultivar Barhee BC4 unplaced genomic scaffold, palm_55x_up_171113_PBpolish2nd_filt_p 001552F, whole genome shotgun sequence genomic region, the following are encoded:
- the LOC120108781 gene encoding psbP domain-containing protein 1, chloroplastic-like encodes MLSSLIFSKLGSPDVTLAEPSVRFREYIDTFDGYTFLYPQNWIQVRGAGADIFFRDPFVLDENLSVELSSPSSSRYKSVEDLGPPQLAAEKVLKQYLTEFMSTRLGVRRESNILSALSRVADDGRVYYQVEVNIKSYASNNELAVMPQDRMQRLEWDRRYLSVLGVENNRLYELRLQSPENVFSEEEKDLRKVMDSFRVINAVD; translated from the exons ATGCTGTCAAGTTTAATATTCTCGAAATTGGGATCCCCTGATGTCACCTTAGCAGAACCCTCAGTTCGCTTCAGGGAATATATAGATACATTCGATGGCTATACTTTTCTGTATCCCCAAAACTGGATCCAAGTCCGTGGGGCTGGTGCAGACATATTTTTCCGGGACCCTTTTGTTCTTGATGAAAACCTATCAGTGGAGTTATCTTCCCCTTCATCCTCGAGGTATAAGAGTGTTGAAGATTTGGGGCCTCCACAATTAGCTGCAGAGAAAGTGCTCAAGCAGTACCTGACTGAGTTCATGTCTACTAGACTAGGTGTTCGGCGTGAGTCAAACATTTTATCAGCATTATCAAGAGTTGCTGATGATGGCAGAGTCTACTATCAAGTGGAG GTAAATATTAAATCATATGCAAGCAACAATGAGTTGGCTGTGATGCCACAGGACAGGATGCAGCGTCTTGAATGGGATAGGCGTTATTTATCTGTTCTTGGTGttgaaaacaaccgactgtatgAGTTGAGGTTGCAATCACCAGAAAATGTGTTCTcggaggaggaaaaagatttgCGAAAAGTTATGGATTCCTTCAGAGTGATCAATGCAGTGGATTAA
- the LOC103705424 gene encoding T-complex protein 1 subunit beta, with amino-acid sequence MAVERLLKDEATEEKGDRARMASFVGAMAIADVVKTTLGPKGMDKILQSTGRGRTVTVTNDGATILKSLHIDNPAAKVLVDISKVQDDEVGDGTTSVVVLAGELLREAEKMVNAKIHPMTIIAGYRMAAECARNALLQKAMDNKQDPEKFTSDLMNIAMTTLSSKILSQDKEHFAKLAVDAVVRLKGSTNLDSIQIIKKAGGSLKDSFLDEGFILDKKIGIGQPKRIENAKILVANTAMDTDKVKIYGARVRVDSMARVAEIEGAEKEKMREKVQKIIAHGINCFVNRQLIYNFPEELFADAGILAIEHADFDGIERLALVTGGEIASTFDNPESVKLGHCKLIEEIMIGEDKLIHFSGVAMGQACTIVLRGASSHVLDEAERSLHDALCVLSQTVNDSRVLLGGGWPEMVMAKEVDELARKTPGKKAHAIEAFSRALQAIPTIIADNAGLDSAELISQLRAEHHKERTNAGIDVITGGVGDMEKLGISESFKVKQAVLLSATEASEMILRVDEIITCAPRRREDRM; translated from the exons ATGGcg GTGGAACGGCTGCTTAAAGATGAAGCCACCGAAGAGAAGGGAGATCGGGCCAGAATG GCATCATTTGTGGGTGCCATGGCAATTGCTGATGTGGTCAAGACCACTCTAGGGCCAAAAGGAATG GACAAGATCTTGCAGTCAACTGGCAGAGGACGCACTGTTACTGTTACCAATGATGGGGCTACTATCTTGAAATCACTTCATATAGACAACCCAGCTGCTAAGGTACTAGTTG ATATCTCAAAAGTTCAAGATGATGAGGTTGGTGACGGGACAACTTCTGTTGTTGTTTTGGCCGGAGAGCTTTTGAGGGAAGCAGAAAAAATGGTCAATGCAAAGATCCATCCCATGACTATCATTGCAG GTTACAGAATGGCTGCTGAGTGTGCACGTAATGCTTTATTGCAGAAGGCCATGGACAACAAGCAGGATCCAG AGAAATTCACGTCAGATCTAATGAACATTGCGATGACAACACTGAGTTCAAAAATACTCTCCCAGGACAAGGAACATTTTGCTAAGCTTGCAGTGGATGCTGTTGTGAGGCTTAAG GGAAGCACAAACTTAGATTCTATTCAAATTATTAAAAAAGCTGGAGGATCTCTGAAGGATTCATTTTTAGATGAAGG GTTTATTCTTGACAAGAAGATAGGCATTGGCCAACCAAAACGCATTGAAAATGCAAAGATCTTGGTTGCAAACACTGCTATGGACACTGACAAAGTCAAGATCTATGGGGCCCGAGTTCGTGTTGATTCGATGGCGAGAGTTGCAGAGATTGAGGGGGCTGAAAAGGAGAAAATGAGGGAAAAAGTGCAAAAGATCATAGCTCATGGCATTAACTGCTTTGTCAACCGACAGCTTATATATAACTTCCCTGAGGAACTCTTTGCAGATGCAGGAATACTTGCCATTGAACATGCTGATTTCGATGGGATTGAGAGGCTAGCACTGGTGACTGGTGGTGAAATTGCATCAACTTTTGATAATCCGGAGTCTGTTAAGCTTGGTCATTGCAAGCTCATTGAGGAGATAATGATTGGCGAGGACAAGTTAATTCATTTTTCTGGGGTTGCCATGGGTCAGGCATGTACCATAGTCTTAAGGGGGGCAAG TTCCCATGTATTGGATGAAGCGGAAAGATCCTTGCACGATGCCTTGTGTGTGCTTTCTCAGACTGTGAACGACAGCCGAGTTTTGCTTGGTGGTGGATGGCCGGAGATGGTGATGGCAAAAGAGGTAGATGAACTCGCCCGAAAGACTCCTGGGAAGAAGGCTCATGCCATTGAAGCTTTCTCAAGGGCACTCCAGGCGATACCAACCATCATAGCCGACAATGCTGGCTTGGATAGTGCTGAGCTTATCTCGCAGCTCCGTGCAGAACATCACAAGGAGAGAACCAATGCTGGAATTGACGTCATTACTGGCGGC GTGGGTGACATGGAGAAACTGGGGATATCAGAGTCCTTCAAAGTTAAGCAAGCTGTGCTGTTATCTGCCACCGAGGCATCTGAGATGATCTTAAGGGTTGATGAGATCATAACTTGTGCTCCACGGAGGAGAGAGGATAGaatgtaa